The segment aAAAATATTGTAAAAAATTACAGAAAATAAATTTATAAACTATACAAAATTTAGGATGAATtcgtaataaaatttaatattCAAATCAATATTATAACAAAGTTAAAATCTAGACCAAAagtataaaatcaaaaaaaaaaaaaaaaaaaaaaaaaaaaaaaaaaaaaaggtaaaatattCTAGGTATATGTTTGAGAATAAGGAAAGTAAAGTCttgtaaaaaaaacataaagctaaaagataaatattaataataacgatatgaatctaataaaaaaaaaagacaaaaacatCACTTGACAATTGAAGTCAAGTTATCTCATGTGATGTTTCATTGCACCCACACATAAACCACTACCCTTCACACTTTTAAGGCGTTTGTTTGTTAATAAACCTCATCTGCCATCTTAGATATTCCCAATTACCAAATGCATGTAAAGAAACCGCTCATCAAGTGTACCAAAAGTTTCACATTCTAATTTTAAACCATTATCTTCGTCTTCATCAACTCCAAGATTCACATCCACATCATTTGTCTTCTCACATTCAAATGAATGATAAATTCCAAATAACTATTTGTGTAGATGTCTTgaattatataatttttaaagatACACTCACATTGTTATGCATTCCTTGTATCAAAGAAATGGTACGTGTACAAAACAACAAAATCACACAGTTGATTATACCGAATGCGACATCTTCTTTGTCGGTTCTACCCCTAACCTtctctctctatgtgtgtgtgtgtgtgtgtatatatatatatatatatatatatatatatatatatatatatatatatatatatatatatatgaaaatggtTAAACATATATGAATTTTAGATGTATTGTATTCATTCCCAATTGAGTGGGGCTCAACTACCCTCATAGCATGTGTAAGGCCAGAGCTAAGACAAAACAAGGTAATAAGGGATCAACACTTGAACAAACTCAATTGGCTGAACTTTGAAAATAGTAAAAAGCTGGATAACATTTGGCAATTGGCATATTGTACCTCAGTCCCATAAGCATGGGCTGGGACATGCCTTCTACAGTCTCTCAGTCAATAATTGACTCCACCCATTATATATGCAGGTATAATGTAATATTTTTTAAGTTTAAAGTTTCCAATATCACACATTCAAAATGAGACTTTCAAACATCACCCTACTTTTCTTCATCTTTGCAATTCTAGGTCTCTTTTTTGTCTCTCAAATCAAAGATTACTCTACTCATGATCGACTCATTTCAGTTCAACCAAGGAGACGCCTGAGGACACTACAATACCCCAACCCTCATTTCAACAAGGTACGAATAATAAAGTGTTGTTGGATAAAcgattttttaaaacatttgagaAAATTATGACACGTTTAGGGAAATGAGAGGAAAGTTGTAAAAGTTTATGACTTTTTCCATGACTTTTTGTATTAAGTCGTTCTTTCTGCAGGTAGATGCGAATGCAAGATCTACAAAGCAAGCAAATTTGATGCCAAATGCATACGATGAAAATGAAACGAGTAATGAAGATGGAGAGATTGTTTATAGTATTGATTATCAGGGTGTGAAAACTCACCCGAGTCCGAATCCTAAACATCCATAAAAGTTGAGCCAACGGGTCCCGTTTGTGCACCATCTAGAATCAACCGTACATTGTATCGATTGATAATTTTTACCATATGAAATCAACATACTTTCTATTATACCCTTTTTTTCCTTTGGTTTTGCTTTCTCTCACATAAAACTAGGTTCAAGAAGACAAATGTTAGTGATATAAATTATTTATATTTACGCTTAAATGCAAGAAACAACTTATTTTAATTGATTTGTTTATCATACTATTCTACTCCATTTCTTCCTGTTACATCATATTTCAAAAAATATATCCAATTACACCAATGTCGTCcagaaatgaaattttttatttggATAGATGTTTCAAAGGAAAATGCccgaataagaaaaaaaaaattgtaatagaAAGCACAATTGCATgacaaaaaacaaatgaaaagtacattgctatatctTGATATTGAAACAAACAGACTGAATTAGCAACTACAATTCAAATTCAAAGCCAACATTCCATTGATGTATTGTTTTCTCGTCCTCCTATATTTTTCCAGTAGCTCATTATAACAACATACCACATCATCAAATAGTAATACCACTTTGTTACAGAATTCAGACTTTATCATCATGAAAACAGCTTCGACTTTTTCCTTTTCATGAATTAGTAAACGAAAGATATCTTCCATCTCAATTGAGGGCATTTTCTTGTCAAGATGCTCGAGCCATTTAAAATTTTCAAGTATATCTTCATGTTTTCCAAGAACATTGGAAGCAATGTCTTTAAAATTACTGTTGGAATTAATTTTACTGATCAAATGGTTGAAAAGTAACTGTTGGTGAGTCTTTAACCAGATTTGGGTAACTGATTGATATGAAATTCCACCAACCAAACAAGCCTTTCGAAATGTAGGATCAATGTCACCAATGGACTTTATTGCAATGTGCATTAAGTGCATTGCCACGTCATCAAGATTCAGAGATGAATGTTTGAAAGATTTGTGATTGGAGATTTTGTAGTTCTGACACCAATGATGGAGTGCTACATGAATAAAGCCTTCCCAcctgtaattttttttgttattaagacattgtactttgaaatttTTATCTAATTTATAGTATTGtggttttagttttttttttcttatttggatatcataataaacaaattaatgaaagCACGTTGTTATttcttattaataaataaattaaacataaGATTCATGATTGGTTTTTAATGAAAATGAATATCAGTGTCTACATCAATTTTTAATTTGCATTATTATTGGAAGCTAGAAGGTTCTTTTTTCATCAATGattaaaatggttttttttttaattcaatgaTATCATAAAACTACCATGAATAAGTCTTTAACGTTATATAGGACAGAATCTCCATGTAGGATAAcactaactttttttttgtaaaaaggtGGAATATGGTGTGATTGGACTTGCTTTTGATCTCTCATGTATGtaaaagacgtaaataccctcGTTATCATAACGTTGCCTAACAAGTTTTGGAAGCTTAAACTAGAGAGTATATTTCTAGAGGAGTAAGAAAAAGATTATTGCATGAAAGATGTTAGTTCCAAAGATAAGATTGATGtgtttgtatttttgtttttgtgtgtgtgtgtgtgccttggtccACATCACATGTTGATACTATGTATTATTATGACAAACATTGACCAGTCCACATGCATCTCTAGGTTTCTTGTTTTGAAAGAACATTATTCATTAAAGTAGCAAATATCCCAACAAAGACACAAAAACTAAGAATTGACACATAATAACAACCAAAGGAAATGCATATGTAActaaaagaatatcaaaataTAATGCATTCTTTTATAATAAATGGCCGAAGCTACCATGAAAATGTACATGTTgtgtttttttgtattttgttctTTTTCAAAACCAAGTAATTGAGAAATATGACATTTTATAAAGTCAACAATAATATAATGGTTTAATCGCTAGAAAAAATAGTTAAGTGTCTAACTCGATAAAACGATGAAAGTACAGTTTTTTTTTACCCTAAATTATTTGCCTAATATAGACAGCATAACAATCAACATTATATGGGGTGGGACACGTCACAAAAGAACAACTATCATGCCTGGCATCAAGATATACATCAGTTTGACCATTCAAAACAATCATATATACAGTTGATattgtataaaataaaaatactattttgtttataaataaataaatacatactTGAAGGGTCCAAAAGCAAAATGATTAGATGATGATATCATATAAAGTTAAGGATTTAATGTTGCTTTTTATTTCATGTTATTGTTCCTTTTCTACCTAGCATCTACTTGACAGATCTTTTTATTGTGATTTCCTGCTTATGATATCATCTACAAGTCTATCATATAAAGGAAACCCAAATTTCAAAGTGTTAATCATATGTTTTACTGTGGACACGTGTTGAGCATTTGTGAACATTATAGGATATTAATTATTACCTTTACAAACTAATGATAAATCTAACCATAGATATTGTTTTGTCAAAGCAAGTAAGGccctatttctttttttttcccaATTAAGTGTTGTTTGTATaaatggtgttataaaacatttaaaaaaaattatgaagacTTTGCATAGTAGAAGTAAAAAACTTACTCAAATGGAGGCTCAATCTCAATAGCAAGAGTAAGATGCAAGGAGTATTCCACATCTTCATTTGCTTTGACATCATCAACTATGGTACATGCCTCATGAGGAAAGCCTCTAGGAATGTATAAAATGTCACCTTCTCTCAATAAATACTCTTTACATCCATACATCATATCTATACAATCATCAAGAGATGAATATAAACGAGGTAATTGTGTACCAAAATTGGGAAAAACCTTCCATTTTTTAACTCCTTGAATTTGGCACACAAGAACACAATGATCATCGCGATGACGAGCTAACCCTTGGGAATTTGGTGGGGTTAAGTACATATTTACCCCTGTTGATGGTTGACCAAAAAGAAAAGCTAACCCTTCTGAAATAGATGCAAAATCTTGAAAATGGAACTCCATCCCACGAAGGGCAAAAGTGTAACCATCGTTAAATGCATTTGAAACAGAAGCAAtatcttgaagatttgaagagcCTTGAAGAAAATGGTTTTCGATTTTAGAATCGAGGGTTTTAAGGACACGAATATCTTGTTGGTAGATTATAGGGCAACCGATTTCTTCTCTTGATTCTTTTAGAAAGGTGATTATATCGAGCTCATCTGAACTAATTGGTGGAGTAGAAACAAGATTTTGAAGCAAAGAAGCAAGAAATGAAGGAATGGAATCTTTAGAGGTGAAAAGTTGTAAAAACGAATTGAAAATATTGTTATCGGGTGATGAAGCATTTGAGGATTCAGTTATATGTAATGGTGATTCTTCCCAGTGGTTTATGATAAAAGATTCAAAATTCATCTGACCCAAGTGAAAGATACTCCTTTTAACATCTAGGAACTTGGATGATGTGGCAAATGGTCCTTCTTCCATTGAGAGTCTGAATAAGGTTTCAGCTAAATTATTAGGTTTAATACTGCTTGAATAGAGAAATTTCTCGGATTCCTGATTGGAATCTAGTAGAGTA is part of the Lactuca sativa cultivar Salinas chromosome 7, Lsat_Salinas_v11, whole genome shotgun sequence genome and harbors:
- the LOC111913991 gene encoding uncharacterized protein LOC111913991, translated to MGKRRRRTSSSTTSSSSSSSSSTNTSSPCSDTMQQLDAQLLFGIMLAALSNHELGATSEGTLVIQKALDHLLLSLLSKSPNSVMQSQQTLHIPLISLLPVLLNSKCSVVACSGLETVGAASLFSIEMNEQIASDEEIVKGLITAVTSSRRSVAMAACNALLDLLTTSVGRCKLLEFSAIDNLILRFLQVPKSSSPPISLISEEVGNKTCFKIGFMEDEYPILLLDLAITLINDCTLEQLVKIPRELLKEFIKYLSRIWAKVHKHTLLDSNQESEKFLYSSSIKPNNLAETLFRLSMEEGPFATSSKFLDVKRSIFHLGQMNFESFIINHWEESPLHITESSNASSPDNNIFNSFLQLFTSKDSIPSFLASLLQNLVSTPPISSDELDIITFLKESREEIGCPIIYQQDIRVLKTLDSKIENHFLQGSSNLQDIASVSNAFNDGYTFALRGMEFHFQDFASISEGLAFLFGQPSTGVNMYLTPPNSQGLARHRDDHCVLVCQIQGVKKWKVFPNFGTQLPRLYSSLDDCIDMMYGCKEYLLREGDILYIPRGFPHEACTIVDDVKANEDVEYSLHLTLAIEIEPPFEWEGFIHVALHHWCQNYKISNHKSFKHSSLNLDDVAMHLMHIAIKSIGDIDPTFRKACLVGGISYQSVTQIWLKTHQQLLFNHLISKINSNSNFKDIASNVLGKHEDILENFKWLEHLDKKMPSIEMEDIFRLLIHEKEKVEAVFMMIKSEFCNKVVLLFDDVVCCYNELLEKYRRTRKQYINGMLALNLNCSC
- the LOC111913992 gene encoding uncharacterized protein LOC111913992, with product MRLSNITLLFFIFAILGLFFVSQIKDYSTHDRLISVQPRRRLRTLQYPNPHFNKVDANARSTKQANLMPNAYDENETSNEDGEIVYSIDYQGVKTHPSPNPKHP